Sequence from the Nitrospiraceae bacterium genome:
TGAAGAAGGCCGCTTGTCGGATGAGGAGTTAATGAAACCCGTGCCGAAATGACGGAGGAAATTCTACTTCATCAACGGGAGGTGCGCCGAGTTCTCCCAACGATAAGAACACAGATTATGTGTTTGTGTCGATACAGTTGATCGATTGATTCCCTCTCTCCGCACAATTTTCTGGTTCGCGTCTCGCCTTTACTTCACGGTTTCAAATAGCTTCGTGTTTTGGTCGGGACTGCAGTTTGCCTCACCGGATGGCACGCAGCTTGCTTTCATGTAGGCTTGATTCAAATCAGGCCGGATCCCATAAGGATCAAGCAAGGAGGACCAATCATGCATAGCCTCGTATTTGTGCTCTCCATCGTTGGGTTTGGACTCGAAGTCGCGGCATTCCTCTTGACGGTAGCGGTCCTATAAGACCGACAACCATCCTGAGGGCTGCGCGCCCGCACTATCTGCAGGGCCTACGTACAATGGCCACTCATGTTCATTTGCGAGCATGAGTGGCCATTTTTTTGTCACAAACCCAACCACATTATATATATGTCTTCTCAACAGCGGATGGGAGAACACCTTTCTCTTTTGCTTTGGGAAGTTGCTCTGCGCCTTCGGATCTCTCTTCTTCCCTCCAGATGGTGGCCTTGGCAAAGCAGTAGCTTGATAGAATCAAGAACGGTATGCCTGGGACCAGCGGCACAGGCACCAGAACCGCCCCAACGATCATGCTGTAATATCCGAGCGTCCAGTAACCGGACTTAACCGGTTGGCCTGTCTGAAGGGAACCTTTCGAACCGTCGCTGCCTTCAGTCGTGTTCAAGAATCGCCACGGCTGCAACCAGTTCATTGAAGATGAGCTGGCAGCTTCGATCGCCAAAGCGGCATTTGCGTATTCTTCTAGTTCTTCCAGACTGCGATCTTGCAGGAACTGACACAGCGATTCCGAGGCCCACACGGATGCATCGTACACAACGGTCACGCTATGACACCCCGTATTGGCGGTCGCCTCAATGACCCCTGGTTGAGTTGAGAGTAGTGCCTCGAGCCCGCGCGCCACGTGCCGAGCGGTCTTGAGTATCGGCACGCGCAGCCGGACGCGACCAGGAATCGAATGGACGACCTGGGTGGCAGCGAACGGCCTGTCGAGTTCCATCGACATGAATCAATTATATCCGAAGTCGGCTACACCTTGTCATCCCGCGAGGACGACCTTCTCAGCCTCAGGTGCTGGCAGGAGCCTTGCACTTTCATGTACTGGAGAATTCACTTTGATTGGCCGATCTTCCATGATCGGACGCAGGCCGTTCATGGTCGCGACGATCGCCGACCCGTTGCTAAGCAATGTCGCGCCGATCGGACCGAGCAGCCCGACGCAGGCGAGGGCAAGCGCAATGGTGTTGGGAATGGAAATGATCTTCCAATTCTGCTGGATCAACGCGACGGTCTCGCGGCCGATGTCGATCGCAAGGGGGACTTTCCAGAGCCCTCCATGTAAGAGGACCACCGGCGCCGTTTCTCGCGCGGCTTCCGTGCCTCCCTCGACGGCGATGCCCACATCAGCGTAGGCCAACATGGGTGAGTCGTTGATTCCGTCCCCGACGACGGCGACCTTATAGCCCGCTCGTTGCAAACGTTGGACCGCCTCCGATTTGTCTCCCGGAAAGACTTCGGCGACATACTCAGTGATTCCGAGCTCATCCGCGATTCTCTTGGCGACGTCCTTATGATCGCCGGTGAGCATCACGATGTGCTTGATGCCCCGATGCCGCAAGGCCTGAATCACGTCCACCGCCTCCGGCCGTAGCGGGTCGGAGATGGAGAGTAATCCGACGACGGCCCCGTCCTTCGCCACGCAGAGTGGGGAAATCGCTTGTTGCTGCATCCGAGCGATATGTCCCTGGACTTCCGGCGTCAAGTCCACTCCGCGGAGCGTCATGAACCGCGGGCTTCCGACGAGCACCACCGAGTCGTCCACGATCGCTTCGACACCGAGACCCAGGCTGTAATCCGACGCGGTCCGCTCCGGAATTAAAAGGTCTCTGGCTTGGGCGGCGCGGACGATGGCGTCCGCAACGGGATGCGACAGTCGCATTTCCGCGGCAGCCGCGAGCACGAGCACCTGATCAGCTGTAGAGGAATTGACCGGCACGACATCCAGAACATCGGGATGTCCTATGGTCAAGGTGCCGGTTTTGTCGAACACGACGGCGTCCACTTCCGCGAGACTTTCCAAGTGCCGCCCTCCCTTGATCAGAATCCCGTTCCGGATCGCCTTCGTCATGGCGGACAGCACGGTCGTCGGAGCCGCGATCCGAATCCCTGTTCCATAATCGATGATGAGAACAGCAGCCGCTCCCTGGAGACCGCCGGCCATCACGATGCCAGCGAAGGCACCGCCGGCAAAACTGTAGGGCACCAAGTCGTTTGCCCACTTGACGGCGTAATTCTGGATCTTGGTTTCACGAGCCGGCGCGGCCTCCACAAGGCGGAGAATCTGCGCCGCCTCAGTTTCACTTCCGATCCGCTCGGCGCGGATATAGAGTTTCCCTTCACGAACCACCGTTGCGGCATAGACAAGACTCCCCTCCTCCTTCTCGACCGGAACTGATTCGCCGGTGAGCGCGGCCTGATCGACCAAGGCCTTGCCGCTGAGCACGGTGCCGTCCACGGCAATGCGCTCGCCCGTATAGACGACCACGGTCTCGCCAAGTTGAATTTCTGCCACGCTGACCCGCACCTTGTGTCCATCCCGCACGACCCAGGCCTCGATGTTCTGGTACCCCAGGATCTCCTCAATGGCCTTCTTCGATCGCATCATCGTGAGGTCCCGAATCCAATCCGCGATGTTGATCAACCAGACCATGAAGATCGCCATCGGAAAGTTGCCTTGAACGACGAGCAGGGAGGTCGCAGAGGCGTCCAGCACATCGACATTCAGCTTGCCGTCTTCCGACAACGAACGATGGGCCCGCTTCAGCATCGGCAAGGCACTCAGCAAGAGCAGCACCGGCACCAGTGGTGCCGCCAGCGGCTCGACGAGCAGCGCGACGCCGAACCCGGCGCTCGAATACCAGAGTTCGTTTCCCGCCTCTTCAGACGGGGCCTGTGACTGATCGGTCTGTTCCTTGACAGAATTATAGGTGGCGACTTCTGAAGCACTCTGAAGTCTGACCCAGGTGCAGAGCCTATCGGTCGTCCAGACGGAGGGATCGCAAGTGACCGTCACACTGTAACACCAGTCGTTCACACTGACATCGGTCACTCCAGGTTGGTCTCTGAGAAGCTTCTCCAGCGGCTCGGCCAGGTCAGGCAAAGTCTTGAGCGCCGGCACCCGCAGCCTTACACGTCCAGGGATCGCATGCACCACGGTGGTATCGTCTAGTGTATCGGTGCGTGTCGCGGCTTTCGCGTGGGTTTCAGCGGTCGCAACCGGCGCAACACAACGAGCCGCATCTTCTTGTTGCGGGATCTGGTGGGCTATCAGGGCTGAGAGCGCGTCTCTATCGCTTCCATTGAGCGGGACCCACACAGCTGAGGTTTCAGAAACGAACCCTTCGGTGGGGGTAATCCGTGCCTTATCGACGCAGGTCACACGAACGCTGGTCACATCCGGGGGATTCTGCTGGTTTCCTGTGCCATTTGTTTTGGAGCGAGAAGCGGATTTCCTCCCGTCGGTCTCAAGTTCTGAAAAGCCTCGTTTGACAAGTTTCCGCGGACGCTTTCCGGTCGTTACGTGTTCCATAAAAATGATACCCCTTCCCTGAAAGCAGCCGGCTCCTGCATTCCGCACTCGGCATGTTCATCACACCCTGCTGAGCGACTGATATCGAGAGCTATTCCTTGCCCTCCGTCTTGCCCGTCTCTTGTCCGTGCCCCTTCGACTTTTCCAATTCTGCCTTGGCTTCTGACAGGAGATCTTTAAATTGCTCGCCCGTTTCAGAGACAAATTCAGAGACCGCATCAGCCACAACGATACCACCCTTGATCAGTTCCTTCACAATGGGACGGAAAATAGATCCGATCCCTGAGCCGTTGTGTTCCACAGCTGACCTCCTTCAGTTGGTGACAACACTAGACGCTGGAACAAAAGTGTTTCAGGTTTTTGTTCCTAACGACAAATATAAAGAATACGACGATGGCGGAGTGGAAAAAAGGCCAGAACAAAAAAAGAGGTTGCAGTATACAGCGGCTGACTCTTTGAAGTCTACTTAAGTTTTTAACTGGATATGGGGAGGCTGTGGGAAGGTTAATTCTCTGTTACAACGGGCTCATGGCCCGAGAGACACGACCTGTCTCGGAGAGACCATAGTAGGTCCATCGCTGCCAGAGGAGCAGTCGCAGCCCCATGGGAAGAGGGATATACCCTGGGAGATGGACTCCAACTATTACTTCGTCGCCTTGGCCGGTACAGTCTCCCCCGCCGACTTTGCAGCCAGTTCGGCTCTCGCTTCCTTCGCGATATCGCTGAAATAGGTGCATTCTCCCGACCACATGTCAGACACGGCTTCCTGGACGATGATCCCGCCTTTGATGATCTCTTTGGTCAGCCCGCGCAACACCGACCCCGCGCCTGATGCGATGCCCGTGACCACGGGCGTAGCCGCCGCACCAACGATTAATCCGACTATGCCGCCGATCAATGCTTCCACGACTCCCTCCTTCAGGATCAGGTGACCCTTCTACATGAATATCTACCAGCCTGGCTCGTCACGATAGCTGATCCGTACTTATCGAGTCAAGAACGCCATGCTCAACGGTCTTCAGGCAAGGCATGATGTAGGATGTGCGCCGTTGCCTCTCGGAATGAGCTCAGATACAATGCGCCTCACCTCACTGGGTAGACGCGCGAACATTCGAGGAGCCCACCGGTCGTGACGCGCCTTATCGCCATCATCAATCAAAAAGGCGGAAGCGGTAAGACAACGACGACCGTCAATCTGGCGGCGGCGCTGGGCAAGCAGGATAGGCGGGTGCTCGTGGTGGATCTCGATCCGCAAGCTTCAGCTTCAAGCTGGCTCGGGATCAAAGATGGTGGCCGAGCCCTGCTCAACGTCTTCACCGATGGACTGGCCATGTCTGGTCTGGTCCAACCGACGACAGCGGAAGGCGTCGAGGTGATCCCTTCTTCCTCATGGCTCATCGGAGCCGAGAAGGCCCTAGCCAACGAAGTAGGTGCTGAATCGGCGCTGCATCGTGGGCTCGCGGCCTTGGAGGGACCATGGCAGTATATCCTGCTCGATTGTCCTCCGACGCTGGGCATCCTGGCAACCAACGCACTGGTCGCGGCCAAGGAAGTACTTGTTCCCGTGGAGTGCCATGTGCTGGGACTCGGAGGGCTTGCGCGGCTGCTTCAGG
This genomic interval carries:
- a CDS encoding DUF5132 domain-containing protein, coding for MEHNGSGIGSIFRPIVKELIKGGIVVADAVSEFVSETGEQFKDLLSEAKAELEKSKGHGQETGKTEGKE
- a CDS encoding heavy metal translocating P-type ATPase, yielding MTSVRVTCVDKARITPTEGFVSETSAVWVPLNGSDRDALSALIAHQIPQQEDAARCVAPVATAETHAKAATRTDTLDDTTVVHAIPGRVRLRVPALKTLPDLAEPLEKLLRDQPGVTDVSVNDWCYSVTVTCDPSVWTTDRLCTWVRLQSASEVATYNSVKEQTDQSQAPSEEAGNELWYSSAGFGVALLVEPLAAPLVPVLLLLSALPMLKRAHRSLSEDGKLNVDVLDASATSLLVVQGNFPMAIFMVWLINIADWIRDLTMMRSKKAIEEILGYQNIEAWVVRDGHKVRVSVAEIQLGETVVVYTGERIAVDGTVLSGKALVDQAALTGESVPVEKEEGSLVYAATVVREGKLYIRAERIGSETEAAQILRLVEAAPARETKIQNYAVKWANDLVPYSFAGGAFAGIVMAGGLQGAAAVLIIDYGTGIRIAAPTTVLSAMTKAIRNGILIKGGRHLESLAEVDAVVFDKTGTLTIGHPDVLDVVPVNSSTADQVLVLAAAAEMRLSHPVADAIVRAAQARDLLIPERTASDYSLGLGVEAIVDDSVVLVGSPRFMTLRGVDLTPEVQGHIARMQQQAISPLCVAKDGAVVGLLSISDPLRPEAVDVIQALRHRGIKHIVMLTGDHKDVAKRIADELGITEYVAEVFPGDKSEAVQRLQRAGYKVAVVGDGINDSPMLAYADVGIAVEGGTEAARETAPVVLLHGGLWKVPLAIDIGRETVALIQQNWKIISIPNTIALALACVGLLGPIGATLLSNGSAIVATMNGLRPIMEDRPIKVNSPVHESARLLPAPEAEKVVLAG
- a CDS encoding ParA family protein, translating into MTRLIAIINQKGGSGKTTTTVNLAAALGKQDRRVLVVDLDPQASASSWLGIKDGGRALLNVFTDGLAMSGLVQPTTAEGVEVIPSSSWLIGAEKALANEVGAESALHRGLAALEGPWQYILLDCPPTLGILATNALVAAKEVLVPVECHVLGLGGLARLLQAVEVVKERLNPKLKLAGILACRVDMRTRHAQEVLEELRNRFGPLVYEAIIRENVRLAECPSFGQPINRYDPFCYGAADYRKLAADVMKQESQ